In a single window of the Flavobacterium sp. W4I14 genome:
- a CDS encoding hydroxymethylbilane synthase (product_source=KO:K01749; cath_funfam=3.30.160.40,3.40.190.10,3.40.50.10090; cog=COG0181; ko=KO:K01749; pfam=PF01379,PF02602,PF03900; superfamily=53850,54782,69618; tigrfam=TIGR00212) has product MKKLTIGTRGSDLALWQANHIKDELAAIGIEAEIKIIKTQGDKILNLRLDKLEGKGFFTKELEEELLGGTIDLAVHCLKDLPTTHPEGLIIAALPPREEASEYLLILKDCVDVSQKLSLKKGAMVGTSSNRRKAQLLGLRPDLEVEDLRGNVPTRIQKLRDEDYDAILIAKAGVKRLNLDVSDLHVEELETTEFIPAPAQGALAIQIRENDTELFDALQKLHDRETAETVTVERKVLNLFEGGCHMPLGCYCKKENGKFEIWTSKAETADHFPERLFLRAESTEGLAEKIVDKFNAERKKPAKVFISREIGEHSYFRRALENNNIEIEGRSLIRTFPIVTVLDQFILRHVDWVFFSSRNSVEYFFNLKPVLPKKTRFGVVGRGSEDALRKFGHIADFVGESGDITEVAEDFAQLVGGQQILFPRAQDSLQSIQKSLPADAKIIDLPIYETVIEDDIDQSYADVLIFTSPSNVDAYFADNLLEPGQQVIAIGNSTGKKFDEMGVKYALPYSPDEIGLAEAVFGIEVR; this is encoded by the coding sequence GTGAAGAAATTAACCATTGGAACACGCGGTAGCGACCTGGCTTTATGGCAAGCAAATCATATAAAAGATGAATTGGCTGCAATTGGAATAGAAGCAGAAATAAAAATCATTAAAACGCAGGGCGATAAAATCCTGAATTTAAGATTGGATAAACTGGAAGGCAAAGGCTTTTTTACCAAAGAACTGGAAGAAGAGCTTTTGGGTGGAACAATTGATCTGGCTGTACATTGCCTTAAAGATTTACCTACTACGCACCCTGAAGGGTTGATTATTGCCGCTTTACCACCGCGTGAAGAAGCAAGTGAATATCTTTTGATTTTAAAAGATTGTGTAGATGTTTCGCAAAAGCTTTCGTTAAAAAAAGGCGCAATGGTTGGCACTTCATCTAATCGCCGCAAAGCCCAGTTATTGGGTTTACGTCCCGATTTAGAGGTTGAAGATTTACGCGGAAATGTACCCACCCGCATCCAAAAACTTCGTGATGAAGATTATGATGCCATTCTGATTGCAAAAGCTGGTGTTAAGCGCTTAAATCTAGATGTGAGCGATTTACATGTGGAAGAATTAGAAACTACTGAGTTTATCCCGGCACCTGCTCAGGGCGCATTGGCTATTCAGATCAGGGAAAATGATACCGAGCTTTTTGATGCATTGCAAAAATTGCACGACCGAGAAACGGCAGAGACAGTAACCGTAGAACGTAAGGTGTTAAACCTTTTCGAAGGCGGTTGCCACATGCCTTTGGGCTGTTATTGCAAAAAAGAAAACGGAAAATTCGAAATATGGACTTCAAAAGCCGAAACGGCCGATCATTTTCCTGAGCGCTTGTTTTTACGCGCAGAAAGTACCGAAGGTTTGGCAGAAAAAATTGTGGACAAGTTTAATGCAGAAAGAAAGAAACCAGCAAAGGTTTTCATCTCACGCGAAATTGGCGAACACAGTTATTTCCGTAGAGCATTAGAAAATAATAATATTGAAATAGAAGGGCGTTCGTTAATCCGTACGTTTCCGATAGTAACTGTTTTAGATCAGTTTATCTTAAGGCATGTAGACTGGGTTTTCTTCAGCAGCCGCAATAGTGTAGAATATTTTTTCAACTTAAAACCAGTATTGCCAAAGAAAACAAGGTTTGGTGTGGTAGGAAGAGGATCAGAAGATGCCTTGCGTAAATTTGGCCATATTGCCGATTTTGTTGGCGAGAGTGGTGATATTACCGAAGTTGCTGAAGATTTCGCGCAATTGGTTGGCGGTCAGCAAATACTGTTTCCAAGAGCACAGGATTCTTTACAATCGATTCAAAAATCATTACCAGCTGATGCTAAAATAATCGATCTGCCGATCTACGAAACGGTAATTGAAGATGATATTGACCAAAGTTATGCTGATGTACTGATTTTTACCAGTCCCTCAAATGTTGATGCCTATTTCGCTGATAATCTATTGGAGCCGGGCCAACAGGTAATTGCCATTGGAAACTCTACCGGTAAGAAATTTGATGAAATGGGCGTGAAATATGCTTTGCCTTATTCGCCTGATGAAATTGGACTAGCTGAGGCAGTGTTTGGGATTGAAGTAAGGTAG
- a CDS encoding porphobilinogen synthase (product_source=KO:K01698; cath_funfam=3.20.20.70; cog=COG0113; ko=KO:K01698; pfam=PF00490; smart=SM01004; superfamily=51569): MLNRPRRLRKNPLVREMVAETRLSKDMFVYPYFVVPGSNVTHAIDAMPGVNHYSIDTLVKDVEAGMKKGLNKIMLFGVGDEKSEDAKSAYHDHSLVPTAVRELKKQFGDDLYVITDVCVCSYTTHGHCGILENDYVQNDKTVEVIAKMALTHAEAGADMFAPSDMMDGRIEAMRNLLDENGFVNAAIMSHATKFASAYYGPFREAADCAPSKGDRKAYQMDFRNPLEALREAQLDEQEGADVLMVKPGLAYLDIIQRLKQDTNLPIAVYNVSGEYSMVKAAAERGWIDEQKVVMETMHAFARAGASIITTYHIKDILNNDWM; encoded by the coding sequence ATGTTAAATCGTCCGCGTAGATTAAGGAAAAACCCGTTGGTGAGAGAGATGGTAGCCGAAACCCGGTTATCGAAAGATATGTTTGTGTACCCTTACTTTGTAGTGCCAGGCAGCAATGTTACCCACGCCATTGATGCCATGCCGGGGGTAAACCATTATTCGATTGATACCCTGGTTAAAGATGTAGAGGCCGGAATGAAAAAAGGACTCAACAAAATTATGCTATTTGGCGTTGGCGACGAAAAATCTGAAGATGCTAAGTCTGCTTATCATGATCATTCTTTGGTTCCAACTGCAGTTCGTGAATTAAAAAAACAATTCGGAGACGATTTATATGTAATTACCGATGTTTGCGTTTGTTCTTATACTACCCATGGCCATTGCGGTATTTTGGAGAACGATTATGTCCAAAACGATAAAACAGTTGAGGTAATCGCTAAAATGGCTTTAACACATGCCGAAGCTGGTGCTGATATGTTTGCCCCGTCTGATATGATGGACGGAAGGATTGAGGCCATGCGAAATCTCTTAGATGAAAACGGTTTTGTTAATGCGGCCATTATGAGCCATGCCACAAAATTTGCTTCTGCTTATTATGGTCCTTTTAGAGAGGCTGCCGATTGTGCGCCAAGTAAAGGTGATAGGAAGGCTTATCAGATGGACTTCAGAAACCCGTTGGAAGCTTTACGAGAAGCGCAGCTGGATGAACAAGAGGGTGCTGATGTGTTAATGGTAAAACCAGGTTTAGCTTATCTGGATATTATCCAAAGGTTAAAACAAGATACCAATTTGCCAATTGCGGTTTATAACGTATCTGGCGAATACTCGATGGTAAAGGCAGCTGCCGAACGCGGTTGGATAGATGAACAAAAAGTGGTAATGGAAACCATGCATGCCTTCGCCCGTGCAGGGGCAAGTATTATTACCACTTACCATATCAAAGATATTTTAAATAACGATTGGATGTAA